In the genome of Ptychodera flava strain L36383 chromosome 13, AS_Pfla_20210202, whole genome shotgun sequence, one region contains:
- the LOC139148469 gene encoding uncharacterized protein isoform X2 gives MMVFKWLAFTCLAFTLSVIAEDIEVFIDKQVVSEKTGIVFGPFYIRKESPDMTVPETGPKQEFKNCGGKAEEFKYGWTPKGPLKIGQTYNFTFDATAAHDMRTGTAEPIIYFNEYLILDTTIFFCKLIPKEYKICPIKKGEKIHVSTSAQVRGKYVQKGRYHGNTTVTNEKGEQMLCILGDVQLD, from the exons ATGATGGTATTCAAGTGGCTAGCTTTCACCTGCTTGGCGTTTACACTCAGTGTCATCGCTGAAGATATCGAAGTGTTTATCGATAAACAGGTGGTTAGCGAGAAAACTGGGATCGTTTTCGGTCCTTTCTACATAAGGAAAGAATCGCCTGATATGACCGTACCAGAGACAGGACCGAAACAGGAATTCAAGAACTGTG GCGGTAAAGCTGAAGAATTCAAGTATGGTTGGACACCAAAGGGACCTCTGAAAATAGGACAGACATACAACTTCACTTTTGATGCAACTGCAG CTCATGACATGAGGACAGGCACAGCTGAGCCAATCATCTACTTTAACGAGTATCTCATCTTAGATACAACGATATTCTTCTGCAAATTGATTCCCAAGGAGTACAAAATCTGTCCCATCAAGAAAGGGG AAAAAATCCATGTCAGTACCAGTGCCCAGGTCAGAGGAAAGTACGTCCAGAAG GGacgttaccatggtaacacgACGGTGACCAATGAGAAGGGAGAACAGATGCTGTGCATACTTGGTGATGTCCAATTGGATTA a
- the LOC139148469 gene encoding uncharacterized protein isoform X1 — MMVFKWLAFTCLAFTLSVIAEDIEVFIDKQVVSEKTGIVFGPFYIRKESPDMTVPETGPKQEFKNCGGKAEEFKYGWTPKGPLKIGQTYNFTFDATAAHDMRTGTAEPIIYFNEYLILDTTIFFCKLIPKEYKICPIKKGEKIHVSTSAQVRGKYVQKGRYHGNTTVTNEKGEQMLCILGDVQLD; from the exons ATGATGGTATTCAAGTGGCTAGCTTTCACCTGCTTGGCGTTTACACTCAGTGTCATCGCTGAAGATATCGAAGTGTTTATCGATAAACAGGTGGTTAGCGAGAAAACTGGGATCGTTTTCGGTCCTTTCTACATAAGGAAAGAATCGCCTGATATGACCGTACCAGAGACAGGACCGAAACAGGAATTCAAGAACTGTG GCGGTAAAGCTGAAGAATTCAAGTATGGTTGGACACCAAAGGGACCTCTGAAAATAGGACAGACATACAACTTCACTTTTGATGCAACTGCAG CTCATGACATGAGGACAGGCACAGCTGAGCCAATCATCTACTTTAACGAGTATCTCATCTTAGATACAACGATATTCTTCTGCAAATTGATTCCCAAGGAGTACAAAATCTGTCCCATCAAGAAAGGGG AAAAAATCCATGTCAGTACCAGTGCCCAGGTCAGAGGAAAGTACGTCCAGAAG GGacgttaccatggtaacacgACGGTGACCAATGAGAAGGGAGAACAGATGCTGTGCATACTTGGTGATGTCCAATTGGATTAA